A genomic region of Alnus glutinosa chromosome 11, dhAlnGlut1.1, whole genome shotgun sequence contains the following coding sequences:
- the LOC133880876 gene encoding chlorophyll a-b binding protein CP24 10A, chloroplastic has product MAATSAAVLNGLGSSFLCGGKRSHTLLSASFGARVGGAAGPKKLIVMAAAQAKKSWVPGIRGGGNFIDPEWLDGSLPGDYGFDPLGLGKDPAFLKWYREAELIHGRWAMAAVVGIFVGQAWSGIPWFEAGAAPGAVAPFSFGTLLGTQLLLMGWVESKRWVDFFNPDSQSVEWATPWSRTSENFANATGDQGYPGGKFFDPLGLAGTLKDGVYIPDAEKLDRLKLAEIKHARLAMVAMLIFYFEAGQGKTPLGALGL; this is encoded by the exons ATGGCCGCTACCTCTGCTGCAGTGCTAAATGGGTTGGGATCCTCCTTCCTGTGTGGAGGGAAGAGAAGCCACACCTTGTTGTCTGCCAGCTTCGGAGCCAGAGTGGGTGGTGCTGCTGGGCCTAAGAAGTTGATTGTCATGGCTGCTGCTCAGGCCAAGAAGTCTTGGGTCCCCGGCATCAGAGGCGGTGGCAACTTCATTGACCCCGAGTGGCTCGATGGCTC GCTCCCAGGAGACTATGGTTTTGACCCACTAGGACTAGGGAAGGACCCGGCATTCCTGAAATGGTACAGAGAAGCGGAGCTCATCCATGGCAGGTGGGCAATGGCTGCAGTGGTCGGAATCTTTGTCGGCCAGGCATGGAGCGGCATCCCATGGTTCGAGGCTGGAGCTGCCCCCGGCGCGGTTGCGCCCTTCTCCTTCGGCACCCTCCTCGGCACCCAGCTCCTCCTAATGGGTTGGGTTGAGAGTAAAAGATGGGTGGACTTCTTCAACCCCGACTCGCAGTCCGTCGAATGGGCCACGCCGTGGTCGAGGACCTCTGAAAACTTTGCCAACGCGACCGGGGATCAAGGCTACCCGGGCGGCAAATTCTTCGACCCGTTGGGGTTGGCCGGGACGCTCAAGGACGGCGTTTACATCCCAGACGCGGAGAAGCTGGATAGACTGAAGTTGGCTGAGATCAAGCATGCTAGGCTGGCGATGGTAGCCATGCTCATTTTCTACTTCGAGGCTGGGCAAGGGAAGACGCCTCTTGGTGCTCTTGGGTTGTGA
- the LOC133881160 gene encoding uncharacterized mitochondrial protein AtMg00810-like — MIITIDDSIGILELKQFLSQHFEMKNLGTLSYFLDLEISSSSGGYYFTQAKYISDMLSRANLTNCKTVDTSTELNVRLNLHDGEPLHDFTLYQHLVGSLFYLTVTRLDISYAVHQSPFELHASTNADWAGDPTNHHSTTGYFFLLGTSLVSWSSKKQSVVAPSSTEAEYRAFADTTLELLWLRWLFYKIWGSLQLHSVTSYDQFMDLFTKSHLPGQFRDFVSNLKMVSRTLP; from the exons atgattatcACTATCGATGATTCCATTGGTATTCTGGAGCTCAAGCAATTTCTCAGTCAGCATTTTGAGATGAAGAATCTTGGCACTCTCAGCTATTTTCTTGATCttgagatttcttcttcttctggtgGTTACTATTTTACACAGGCCAAGTATATCTCTGATATGCTTTCACGGGCCAATCTCACAAACTGTAAGACCGTCGACACATCGACTGAGCTCAATGTTCGTCTTAATCTACATGATGGCGAGCCTCTTCATGATTTCACTCTCTATCAGCATTTGGTTGGCAGCCTTTTCTATCTTACTGTTACTCGGCTTGATATCTCATATGCTGTCCATCAG TCCCCTTTTGAGTTACATGCTTCTACTAATGCGGATTGGGCAGGTGATCCTACAAACCATCACTCCACCACCGGTTATTTTTTCCTACTTGGCACCTCTCTTGTTTCTTGGAGCAGTAAGAAACAGTCTGTTGTTGCTCCTTCTAGTACCGAGGCAGAATATCGTGCTTTCGCTGACACCACCTTGGAGCTCCTTTGGTTACGATGGCTTTTCTACAAGAtatgg ggCTCTCTACAACTTCATTCTGTTACATCTTATGATCAATTCATGGACCTCTTCACAAAGTCTCATCTTCCAGGGCAGTTCCGCGATTTTGTGTCTAACCTCAAGATGGTCTCTCGCACTCTACCTTGA